One region of Glycine max cultivar Williams 82 chromosome 9, Glycine_max_v4.0, whole genome shotgun sequence genomic DNA includes:
- the LOC100803397 gene encoding uncharacterized protein, which produces MFLKSVDGSDFVKTCENLFELLDAIVKEVGEENVVQVVTDNESNYVLTDKLLEDKRKHIYWTPCAAHCIDLMLEDIEKLPLIRKTIRRAINLVGFIYAHSSTLNLLRNCTNKMELVRHAVTRFSTSYLTLERLHKEKANIRKMFISDEWILNKLSKEPKGKEATKVVLMPSFWNSVVYTLKVMAPLVKVLHLGVGERKPAMGYIYEAMDKAKETIIKSFNNNESKYKDVFAIIDKRWNCQLHRPLHAAAHFLNPEFFYDNNDLEFDFEVTNGLFDCIKKLVPQFDVQ; this is translated from the coding sequence ATGTTTTTGAAGTCTGTTGATGGCTCTGATTTTGTAAAGACATGTGAAAATCTTTTTGAGTTGCTTGATGCTATTGTGAAGGAAGTTGGAGAAGAAAACGTTGTTCAAGTTGTAACTGATAATGAGAGCAATTATGTTTTAACGGATAAGTTGTTAGAGGACAAAAGGAAACATATTTATTGGACTCCTTGTGCAGCTCATTGTATTGATTTGATGCTTGAAGACATTGAGAAGCTTCCCTTGATAAGGAAGACAATTAGAAGGGCAATTAATCTAGTTGGGTTTATCTATGCCCATTCCAGTACCTTAAACTTGTTGAGAAATTGTACAAACAAGATGGAATTGGTGAGACATGCTGTTACTAGATTTTCCACTTCTTATCTAACCTTGGAAAGGCTCCACAAAGAGAAAGCTAATATTAGAAAGATGTTTATTTCTGATGAATGGATCTTAAACAAGTTATCTAAGGAGCCTAAGGGGAAAGAAGCTACAAAGGTAGTGCTCATGCCTTCTTTTTGGAATAGTGTGGTTTACACTCTTAAAGTCATGGCTCCACTTGTCAAAGTGCTACATCTTGGGGTTGGTGAAAGGAAACCAGCCATGGGCTATATTTATGAAGCAATGGACAAggcaaaagaaacaattatcaAGTCTTTCAACAATAATGAAAGCAAGTACAAAGATGTGTTTGCAATCATTGATAAAAGATGGAATTGTCAGCTTCATAGGCCATTGCATGCAGCTGCCCACTTCTTAAATCCAGAGTTCTTTTATGACAACAATGatttggagtttgattttgaggtCACCAATGGATTGTTTGATTGCATTAAGAAGTTGGTTCCACAATTTGATGTGCAATAG